A section of the Trachemys scripta elegans isolate TJP31775 chromosome 10, CAS_Tse_1.0, whole genome shotgun sequence genome encodes:
- the LOC117883919 gene encoding protein FAM214A-like: MKEPPSFSYNIQYEVTCVYILNLSSIFFLKGVITLESLGKRGYRVPPSGTIQVTLFNPNKTVVKMFVVIYDLREMPANHQTFLRQRTFSIPVRREVKRSINKENIRQTEERLLRYLIHLRFQSSKSGKIYLHRDVRLLFSRKSMEVDSGAAYELKSYTESPTNPQFSPRC, from the exons ATGAAAGAACCACCCAGTTTCAGCTACAATATTCAGTATGAAGTTACAtg TGTTTATATCCTAAACTTGTcatctatttttttccttaaggGTGTGATTACTTTAGAATCCCTTGGTAAAAGGGGTTATCGGGTACCTCCTTCAGGAACCATACAAGTG ACCTTATTTAACCCTAATAAGACTGTGGTGAAAATGTTTGTGGTGATCTATGACTTACGAGAGATGCCAGCCAATCATCAAACATTCCTACGACAAAGGACTTTTTCTATTCCTGTGAGACGAGAAGTAAAGAGAAGTATCAATAAAGAAAACATTCGGCAGACTGAAGAAAGGCTACTACGCTACCTCATACATCTGAG GTTCCAGAGTTCCAAATCTGGAAAGATCTACCTCCACAGAGATGTAAGGCTCCTGTTCTCtcggaaatcaatggaagttgatAGTGGTGCTGCGTATGAACTCAAATCTTACACTGAATCTCCAACAAACCCTCAGTTTTCACCAAGATGTTAG